The following nucleotide sequence is from uncultured Fibrobacter sp..
TATACGCTTCGCGGTGACGTGCTTGGGCTCGATGGTGGTAAAAACGATACCTTGCTTGCACATGTGACTTACCCGGATACGGTTCCGTTAAAGGTGGTGCTGTTGTACGGCTCAACGCCGTGTGGCAACATGCTTGCCAGTTCGAATGTCAATTGCGTGGCTACATTGAATTTGAAGACAAAGTATCCGCTCAGTTTCTTGGATGCAGACAACCAGCGCGTAACCACGATTACGACCGATTCTACGGGGTATGCAAGTTTCTATGTAGTGGGTGATTCTGCAACGGTCGATGCCTTCTTTACCATTGAAGGCGAAGGCGTTGCAAACAAGATTCATTGGACTGACATTCACTTCAAGGAACCGCCTGTACCGTTTGTTGTAAAGGCTGCCATGTTCGACGTGAATGGCGACGGTATTCCAGATAGCCTTTCGATTCCGTTCAACAAGGCGTTTGACAAGGTCGTGCCCGACACGCTTTCGTGGGCGTTTGGCGGCACGCAGTTCCATACGACAGCGGGTCAAGACAATATTAGGCCGCTCGTAGAACAAGAATCGATTATTACTTTGTACAATCCTGCAGGACTTCGCGAAGATGTATTCACTGGCCTGTCTGACCAGATTTATTCAGGCTCGCTTTTGTACCACTACACTTATACCGATGAAGACTCCTTCGAAGAAGTCAAGCTTTCGATGAACACCTTAATCGAAGATCATGTGGCTCCGATTATTCTGAGTGCGTCGGTGGAGCCGAAATCGGAAGATGTGAGCGTGGTGACCATCAACTTGAGCGAAGGCTCGAATATCAAGGCGCTTGATGCGAAGAATGCCTTCGTGTTCTACCGCGATTCTGCAATCTTTATGGATTCGCTGAACATTGTAAGCTGCGACAAGAATGCGCAGGGGAATGTGTTCAGACTGTACTTCCAGCGCTCCGCACAAACGACGCTTCCGGAAGTGGGTGATTATGTAAGGCTGTTACCGGGTGAACTCAAGGATCGCAGTGAAAATGCGGCACACGCAAACAATCCGAAGGTTCGCATTGTAGGCGACCAGCGTACCGATATCAAGGCTCCTGGTGTGGTAACGATTTCGGGCGATGTCGAAGAATGGCCTTATAGTGAACCGGTCGTTCCTGTGGTCGTGCCGATGAACAAGACGGTTAAAGAAATCATCGATAGCATCGGTAAGCCGGGCTTGTTGTTGAGCTTTAATCTTGGCGAACTGGCGACATCGGCAATCATGAATTTGCCGAGCGGAGCCAACAAGGATTCTGCCCTTGCGCTGATCAAGATTCATTGGGAAAACTACTACTTCTCGCACTTGGGAAGCTTTGTGAACAAGGCTGGCGGAAGTATCGCTTGTAACGATGCAAAAGTATTCTACAATGCCGCTGACCCAAGCAAATCGAACTGCTACGACAATCCGGGCAACCTGTTCTTTGAATGGGGCGCTCGTAGCGACAAGGGCCGCCTAGTAGGCACGGGTGCCTACATTTCCAAGATGAAGGTGAAAATCAAGAACGGAAAGGAACAGGCCGGCAGCACCGACGATACGTTTATGATCGGCATTCGCCGCAGCAGGCGTTAATTCTTGCTGGGGGTGTTGTACAAATCCAGAGTTTCTTTGAGCTTGGTTGCAACGCCATTGATGGTGTTGAAAATATTGCTCAGGTCAGTCTGGATTTTGTCGAAAATTTCGAGATTGCAGAACAGGTCGTTTCGATAAGTCTTGTTCGACTGGTAAAGATCGCGCAGCGAGCGTAGAATCTTTGCCTGCTGTTCCATTTGTGTCTGGGCTTCTTTCTGGCAGGCTTCAAGTTCAATACGCTTTTTCTTGGCGACTTCCGGATCGTTTTCGCGAAGGATATATGTCGGAAGCGTTGCGAAGTCTTCGAACCTGGTCGGCATGGAATTTTCGTTTCTGGCATTGTTGTTGCGAAGCCCGACGCTCTTGACTGCAGAATTGATAGAAATGGTGCAGCTTGATGTTCCGTGGAAGTTGCAGCGCACATTCTTTTCGATTTTGCGTAATTCGTTGTAGGGGTTGAAATCTTCGTCGGTTTCTACGTAATGCAGCGGAACGTAGAGCGGTGTCTGTTCGCCTGCCACCGTAACACGGTAGCTAATGCAAGGTTCGCCGTTGAATTCCTTGGTTTCGTACAAATTGTTAGAGCTGTTGCGCAGGCCCTTGACTTTGCGGTAAAGACTGTCGGCGTCGTAAGTCGTGGAGATGACGTTTGCAAGGTCCTTGAGGATGACGCTCTTGACGATGTCGATAAAGCTTTCCATGATGGAGTTGTTCGAAGTAGAACGTCCCCAAATCGGAGTGCCGAGGAAGAGCGTGTCCGAGAATGTCGTTTGGTTACGCCCGTTAAAGAAGGCGATGGTACGTGCGATGTTTGCAAGAGAGAGCCACTTGCTAATGGGCACGTAGATTGCATTTTGAATGCAAAGGTCCGAAAGCTTTCCGATGATGGCCATGGTCTCGGCAGAAAGGGCGACCTTTTGTATTTCATCGGCCCACTGCCTTTTTTCTTCTTCGGAAATCGTGTATTCTTCGGGTGCCTTGAAGTCTTCGCTTAGGCTGTAGTTTTGCAACAGCAAGCACAAGGATTCCGAAGAAAGATTGTCGGGCATGCAAATGGTAAGCGTAATTTCGTCAACGATGTCGGCGCGGCCCATGGCGTTTTCGGGGCGAACGTCGCTACTGAGAATAAGCGTGGTGTGCTTGCGCTTTTGCAAGGCGTTGCGCACGCATTCCTTGGTGGCATCGTCAATCGGGTTGAACCCCTTGAACAGGACTACGTCGTAGTCATCGATAGAGCCGGGGATTTCATGCGGGTGGCTGCCCATTTCGATAAAGCGGGGCTTTTTGAATGCCGAAAGCAAGCGGTTGATCATGAAGCTCTTGCCCGAACCGGTGCGACCGTACAGGTAAAATGGCTCGTCATTGATTGCGGCCAGGAATGCCAACTGGAGTCTGTCTTGCCTTTCAGGGAATTCCTGACAAAGAGCCTGCATCAAGTTCTGGATACGGTTTGTGAGCGTCATGATTTCTTCCTTCTTTCTCTGAAATATAAAAACTGGGAAAGAAATATGGAAGGGGTAGATAGGCTCAGAGCAGATTTTGGAGGGCTTCGGGAGAAATTTCTGTTGTCTGGGATGCAACGAAAATTAGCGAATTTACATTTTTTTGGATAAATTCGGCAGGGAGCCTGGCGGCGTCTTTTTCTGAAATCACGAAAGTATCTTGCGGACGCTTCTGGAGGATTTGTTCGAATTGGATGGCGAACGTTTTGCTGTGATCTTTAAAGAAGAACTTGCGCTCGATCTCGATTCCGAAATTTTGAAGGTCGTTGCAAAAGCGCTCGGGGTTTCCGAGGCCGCATACGATATTTACTTTTGTGCCGTTTTTGACAAATTCTTTGCCTGTCGCAAGGTGGTATACTTTGTCTATAACGAAGCGTACATCCGGGTGTTCGCCTTCGCATTGGAGCGCGTGGACCATAGGTGAATTTAGGTCGTGGTCTTTTGCTAGGCTACGCATTTTACCGCAGGGCCAGAGTTCCGAAATCTTGGTGGGTAGGGGTTTCCACTGCAAGAGAATGGTGTTTGCTCCGACCAAGCGACTGTCTTCGAATCCGTCGTCGCAGACGATGCAGTCGAACTTTTGCGAGTGGTCAAGTTCTTGTGCCAAGCGGTAGCGGTTGCGGGTTGCAAAAATCTGGATGCGCGCGTTGTCTGCAAATTTCTTGCGGAGCATGGCGACTTCGTCGAAGGCGTATTCGTGGGCGAGAAGTGCTACCGCCTTGCCTTGGGCAGCTAGGTGATTGCAAAGCCAGATGCAGAAAGGCGTCTTACCTGCACCACCGGTGCGAAAGCTCCCGACGACAATCAGTTTAGAATGCCGAAGAGGAGCGCCCGGCCTAAGGCAGAGCGCATGATGCAACAGGTACGCGGCACGGTAGCAGATGGCGGCGAGTAAACGAAACATGAAACCAGCCGACTGCGACTAAACCGCTACAGACAATGGCGTTTTTGCTGCAAGAACAAGTCAGCCAAAACGAGGGCTGCCATGCTTTCGACAATCACCGGCGCACGGACTGCAACGCACGGGTCGTGGCGACCGCGGGCGGCAAGCGTTCCGTTTTCACCACCGCGGCCCGCAGTCTTTTGTTCCTGCGAGATTGTGGCGGTGGGTTTGAATGCCATACGGCAGTAAATGGGTTCGCCGTTGCTGATTCCGCCGAGGGAACCGCCCGCATTGTTGGTGCGGGTGTGGTAGGCGTGGCCGTCAAAGTAAAGTTCGTCGTTGTGCTTGCTGCCGTGCATGCGGGCCGAGGCGAAACCGCTTCCGATTTCAAAACCCTTGCAGGCGGGGATCGACAGCATTGCCTGGGCGAGCAACGCGTCCAGGCGGTCGAACACCGGTTCGCCCAGCGCCACCGGCGGATTCTTGACCAAGAGGCATACGGTGCCGCCAATGCTGTCGCCGTTTGCGCGGGCATCGAGCACGGCTTGTTCCATCTTGGCGCTTGCGTCCAGGTCGGGGCAACGTACGGGCGAGGCTTCAATCTGTTCGAGAGTGAGCTTGTTCAGGTCTAAAGGACCGCAATCGACTTCGCCAATGGAATTTACCCAGGCGATGATTTCGGTGTTGTTTACCTGCTTCAAAAGTTTCTTGGCGACCGCACCTGCGGCAACGCGTCCGATGGTTTCGCGGGCAGAGCTGCGTCCACCGCCACGATAGTCCCTGAACCCGTACTTGAGGTCGTAGCACAGGTCGGCATGACCCGGGCGGTACCATTTCTGGATTTCGGCGTAGTCGTGGCTGCGCTGGTCTTCGTTAAAGACGGCGAAAGAAATCGGGGTTCCTGTGGTTTTGCCTTCGAAAACGCCCGAAAGGATCTTAACCTGGTCCTTTTCGTCGCGGGCGGTGGTCATTTTGCCCTGCCCGGGGCGGCGGCGGTTGAGTTCCGCCTGGATTTCGTTTTCGGAGATTTCGAGGCCTGCAGGGCATCCATCCAGGACCGAACCAACTGCCGGACCATGGGATTCGCCCCAGGTAGTAACGCTAAAAATTTTGCCAAAAGTGCTTGCCATGAGTCAAAATATAGATAATCGGCGTTTTTTCTAAGAAAATATCAGATAAGGACTTACCAACATGGCAAAGTTTACTATCTTTTACAAAGATTCTAGGAGTATCCTGTGAAACACTTTGGATTTATTATAACGATTTTGACCCTGCTGCTTTCTCTGGAAGCGGCCGCCCAGCGTTATAATGACTTTGCGGGTATTCCCTTTGGTGCCACCCGTGAGACCGTTATCGAAGAGGTGATGAAGCTCGGTTACGAGCCGTATGGTCAAAGTGGCGAAGGCGAACGTGTCGTCATTCCGGTATTTATGTTCGGTGAACTGCCGGTCCAGGTTGACTTTATTTTTAACAAGAACGACAAGTTCTACTCTTTTGAAATTCGTACCGGCCGTGTCGAACGCGCCCGTCTGAACAAGTCTTTTGAAGCTGTAGCCTACATGTCCGAACAGTTTACGCTCAAGTACGGCAAGCCCTCGGGCAACCCGGCCATTGATGAAACTTCGGCCCTGAAGGAAAGCATTTTGAACCTGTACCAGCAGTGGTTCTCGCAGAAGGTGCTCAACATTTACACCGGACTGGTGCAGAAGGAAGGCCGCTATTTTGCAGTAGGTGCCGTAACGCACCGCAAGCTCGCGACCGAAAAACGTTCGGGTTCGGGCCGCTCCTCGGAACGTGCCGCCTCCACAAAACCGGTATTCTAGTTTATCTGTAATACAGGGTAAAATTTTTAAAAGCCGACGAACTTCGCCGGCTTTTATCATATTTGGCCTTTGGGGCCAGCCCGGTTTGGGCTAGGTCTTGAGCTTGTCCAGAGCCTCGTTCGGGCCAATCACGAACAGCACGTCGTTTTCCTTGAGCACGTAGTCGGCGATGTTACCGATCTTGGGGGTGCGTTCCAGCGGGTCGCGAATGGCGATCACCTGGATGCCGTACTTGTGGGTGAGCGACAGGTCCTTGAGGGTCTTGCCGAGGAATGCGTCGGGGCAGGCGATTTCCACAATCGAGAAGCCTTCCATGAACGGCAGGTAGTCGAGCATGTTCGGACGATTGAGCCTTTCGGCCAGCGAAATGGCCATGTCGCGTTCCGGGTGGAAGATGTCTGCCACGCCGAGCTTTTCCAAAATAATGGTATGGGCCGGGCTACTGGACTTGGCAATAATGTGCTTGACGCCCAGTTCCTTGAGGTTCAGGACCGTCAGGAGCGAGGCCTGTAGGTCTTCGCCGATACAGCAGATAACGCTGTCCACCTTGGAAAGCGGGAGCGACTGGAGCTGCTTTTTACGGGTACCGTCGGCAACGACTGCCTGGGACACCTGGTTCGATATATCCTGGATCTTTTCGGGACTCGGGTCTACGACCATCACATCGTGTCCTAGTGCGGTCAAATGGCGGGCCAAAAAGTAGCCCGTATTACCCAGTCCTATCACTACAAATTGTTTAGAAGCCATGGCCTAAATGTAGTAACTTAGCCGACCATGATGTCTTCTTCGGCGTACCACATGCCCTGCTCCTGCTTTTTAGCCACTGCAGAAATCAGGAACAAGGGGCCCATACGGCCGACAAACATCACCGTACAGATCACAATACGGCCAGGAATCGAAAGATCCGGGGTAAGACCCATGGAAAGACCGCAGGTGCTGTAGGCGCTTGCCACTTCGAAGAATACCTTGAGGAACGAAACTTGCTCAATGGAGTTGCCGGCGGCCTCGGTTTCGAGCAACACGAGGGTTGCCACCACCACGACCACGATAGCCACCACGAAGATTCGCACGGCCTTATCGACCGTGGTTTCGGGAATGGTGCGGCCAAGAATCTGGGTCTTGTTGCGGCCCAGCAGGCGGTTAAATCCGAGCAGGAAAATCACGGCGGTCGTTGTCGTCTTGATACCGCCACCGCAGCTACCCGGGTTTGCACCGATCAGCATGATAATCACAAAGAAGAACAGCGAGCCCACGCTCAGGCCGGGCACGTTTACGGAGTTCAGGCCAGCGGTACGGCTGGTGAATGCCATGAAGGCGCTGGTTTCCAGCTTTTGGCCGAAGTTCAGACCCTCGAAGGTGTTGCTCCATTCGCTGAACATAAAGAAGAGAATGCTCACGAGAACGATAATCAGGGTAAAGCCTGTGGCGATGTGGGTA
It contains:
- a CDS encoding tetraacyldisaccharide 4'-kinase; amino-acid sequence: MFRLLAAICYRAAYLLHHALCLRPGAPLRHSKLIVVGSFRTGGAGKTPFCIWLCNHLAAQGKAVALLAHEYAFDEVAMLRKKFADNARIQIFATRNRYRLAQELDHSQKFDCIVCDDGFEDSRLVGANTILLQWKPLPTKISELWPCGKMRSLAKDHDLNSPMVHALQCEGEHPDVRFVIDKVYHLATGKEFVKNGTKVNIVCGLGNPERFCNDLQNFGIEIERKFFFKDHSKTFAIQFEQILQKRPQDTFVISEKDAARLPAEFIQKNVNSLIFVASQTTEISPEALQNLL
- the aroC gene encoding chorismate synthase, giving the protein MASTFGKIFSVTTWGESHGPAVGSVLDGCPAGLEISENEIQAELNRRRPGQGKMTTARDEKDQVKILSGVFEGKTTGTPISFAVFNEDQRSHDYAEIQKWYRPGHADLCYDLKYGFRDYRGGGRSSARETIGRVAAGAVAKKLLKQVNNTEIIAWVNSIGEVDCGPLDLNKLTLEQIEASPVRCPDLDASAKMEQAVLDARANGDSIGGTVCLLVKNPPVALGEPVFDRLDALLAQAMLSIPACKGFEIGSGFASARMHGSKHNDELYFDGHAYHTRTNNAGGSLGGISNGEPIYCRMAFKPTATISQEQKTAGRGGENGTLAARGRHDPCVAVRAPVIVESMAALVLADLFLQQKRHCL
- a CDS encoding TrkA family potassium uptake protein, producing the protein MASKQFVVIGLGNTGYFLARHLTALGHDVMVVDPSPEKIQDISNQVSQAVVADGTRKKQLQSLPLSKVDSVICCIGEDLQASLLTVLNLKELGVKHIIAKSSSPAHTIILEKLGVADIFHPERDMAISLAERLNRPNMLDYLPFMEGFSIVEIACPDAFLGKTLKDLSLTHKYGIQVIAIRDPLERTPKIGNIADYVLKENDVLFVIGPNEALDKLKT